A genomic segment from Deinococcus sp. YIM 77859 encodes:
- the murI gene encoding glutamate racemase: MTAEAPLGVFDSGVGGLSVLRELRREMPHEHVLYLADTKHVPIGARSDEEIRDLTARAVAALHARGAKGVVVACNTASAFSLTQLRERYGLAFPIIGLVPAVKPAVAATRSGVVGVLATPGTLRGTLLRDVIRQFAEPAGVRVLTAVSAELVPLVEAGQADSDRARAVLRETLTPLAAAGADRLVLGCTHYPFLAGSIRAEFGETFTLLDSGAAVARHTRNVLQQAGLLRKPGEPGTVRYLVTGEPETSRPVIATLMGTDRQNVTVQQVTT; encoded by the coding sequence ATGACCGCTGAAGCTCCCCTGGGCGTGTTTGACTCCGGCGTGGGCGGCCTGAGCGTGCTGCGTGAGCTGCGCCGGGAGATGCCCCACGAGCACGTCCTCTACTTGGCCGACACCAAGCATGTCCCCATCGGCGCACGCTCCGACGAGGAGATTCGTGACCTCACCGCGCGAGCGGTGGCGGCGCTGCACGCGCGCGGGGCCAAGGGTGTGGTCGTGGCCTGCAACACGGCGTCCGCCTTTAGCCTCACGCAGCTGCGCGAGCGGTACGGGCTGGCCTTTCCGATCATCGGCCTGGTGCCCGCCGTCAAGCCCGCTGTGGCGGCGACCCGCTCGGGCGTGGTCGGGGTGCTGGCGACGCCGGGAACGCTGCGGGGAACGCTGCTGCGGGACGTGATTCGCCAGTTTGCCGAGCCCGCTGGGGTGCGCGTCCTGACCGCCGTGAGCGCCGAACTCGTGCCGCTGGTCGAGGCGGGGCAGGCGGACAGTGACCGGGCGCGGGCGGTGCTGCGCGAGACCTTGACGCCCCTTGCCGCAGCGGGCGCCGACAGGCTGGTGCTGGGCTGCACCCACTACCCCTTCCTGGCGGGCAGCATTCGAGCCGAGTTCGGAGAGACCTTTACGCTCCTCGACAGCGGGGCAGCGGTTGCGCGGCATACCCGCAACGTGCTGCAGCAGGCTGGGCTGCTGCGGAAACCAGGCGAGCCGGGGACAGTCCGCTATCTGGTGACAGGAGAACCGGAGACGTCCCGCCCCGTGATCGCCACCCTGATGGGGACGGACAGGCAGAATGTAACGGTGCAGCAGGTGACCACGTGA
- a CDS encoding PLP-dependent aminotransferase family protein, with product MTFSPPALPSVDLAARLSGRARRMTASAIREILKVTQQPDVISFAGGLPAPELFPIEEVRRAADAALTKYGPAALQYSTTEGHLPLREWIAARAGITPAHVQIVTGSQQGLDLLGKILIDEGDVVLVEAPTYLGALQSFLPYGPRYVELPTDEHGIDTDALEAVLRAHPAKLLYAIPNFQNPTGRTLSLERRRRLLELTAQYGVLVVEDDPYGKLRFRGEELPSLYQLALELTGDPDRSHVIYSSSFSKTLVPGLRDAWVQAARPIIEKLVQAKQGADLHTPTLNQMIVAELVHDVLPRQIETVKKAYGERAQDMIARLREAFPPEVQFTTPEGGMFLWVTLPEGTDTTALLTRAVERKVAFVPGSPFYALGGGQNTMRLSYSSATPEQIRRGIHALGETIREALEATR from the coding sequence ATGACCTTTTCTCCCCCTGCCCTCCCTTCGGTGGACCTCGCGGCGCGGCTCTCGGGCCGAGCTCGGCGCATGACCGCCAGCGCTATCCGCGAGATTCTCAAGGTCACCCAGCAGCCCGACGTGATCTCTTTCGCGGGTGGCCTCCCCGCCCCGGAACTGTTTCCCATCGAGGAGGTGCGCCGCGCGGCCGACGCGGCCCTGACGAAGTACGGTCCAGCTGCCCTGCAATACTCCACCACCGAGGGGCACCTGCCGCTGCGCGAGTGGATCGCCGCTCGCGCGGGCATCACGCCTGCACACGTGCAGATCGTGACCGGCAGCCAGCAGGGCCTCGATCTGCTGGGCAAGATCCTGATCGACGAGGGTGACGTGGTGCTGGTGGAAGCACCCACGTATCTGGGCGCGCTGCAATCCTTCCTGCCCTACGGGCCCCGCTACGTCGAGCTCCCCACCGACGAACACGGCATCGACACGGACGCGCTGGAAGCCGTGCTGCGGGCGCATCCCGCCAAGCTGCTGTACGCCATCCCCAACTTCCAAAACCCGACCGGGCGAACCCTCAGCCTGGAACGCCGCCGCCGCCTGCTGGAACTCACCGCGCAGTACGGCGTGCTCGTGGTGGAGGATGACCCCTACGGCAAGCTGCGTTTTCGCGGCGAAGAACTTCCCAGCCTGTACCAGCTCGCCCTGGAGCTGACGGGCGACCCCGACCGCAGCCATGTCATCTACTCCAGTTCCTTTTCGAAGACGCTGGTGCCCGGCCTGCGCGACGCCTGGGTACAGGCCGCTCGGCCGATCATCGAGAAGCTGGTACAGGCCAAGCAGGGGGCGGACCTGCACACGCCCACGCTCAATCAGATGATCGTCGCGGAGCTCGTTCATGACGTGCTGCCCCGTCAGATCGAGACCGTGAAGAAAGCCTACGGCGAGCGCGCGCAGGACATGATCGCCCGCCTGCGCGAGGCCTTTCCGCCCGAGGTGCAGTTCACCACCCCGGAAGGCGGCATGTTCCTGTGGGTGACCTTGCCGGAAGGAACCGATACCACGGCGCTCCTCACGCGAGCCGTCGAACGCAAGGTGGCCTTTGTGCCCGGCAGCCCCTTCTACGCCCTCGGCGGCGGGCAAAACACCATGCGCCTGAGCTACTCCAGCGCCACGCCCGAACAGATCCGCCGCGGAATCCACGCGCTCGGCGAGACGATCCGGGAGGCGCTGGAGGCAACGCGCTGA
- the fba gene encoding class II fructose-1,6-bisphosphate aldolase: protein MLVTGHDILVPARAGKYAVGAFNTNNMEITQAIIHTAERLRSPVMVQMSEGAIKYGGQDLANLVIDIAERATVPVALHLDHGSSYESALRAIKMGFTSVMIDASHHPFEENVRETRRVVEAAHAMGISVEAELGRLGGIEEHVVVDEKDAFLTDPEEAVQFVEQTGTDYLAIAIGTSHGAYKGKGRPFIDQARIKRIGELVSIPLVAHGSSGVAPEIVQRLRDAGGEIGDAVGIADDDLRQAAQYGIAKVNVDTDLRLAMTVGIREVLKKTPKEFDPRKIFGPARELMSEIVEHKMRVLGSVGQA, encoded by the coding sequence ATGCTCGTAACCGGTCATGACATCCTGGTGCCCGCCCGCGCGGGCAAGTACGCAGTCGGTGCGTTCAACACCAACAATATGGAAATTACCCAGGCGATCATCCACACCGCGGAGCGGCTGCGTTCGCCCGTGATGGTGCAGATGTCCGAAGGAGCGATCAAGTACGGTGGACAGGACCTGGCGAATCTGGTGATTGATATCGCCGAGCGGGCCACCGTGCCCGTCGCGCTGCACCTCGACCACGGTTCCTCCTACGAGTCGGCGCTGCGGGCGATCAAGATGGGCTTTACCTCGGTGATGATCGACGCCTCGCACCACCCCTTTGAGGAAAATGTGCGCGAGACGCGCCGGGTCGTCGAGGCGGCCCACGCGATGGGCATCAGCGTAGAAGCTGAGCTCGGCCGCCTGGGGGGCATCGAGGAACACGTTGTGGTCGATGAAAAGGACGCCTTCCTGACCGACCCCGAGGAGGCGGTGCAGTTCGTTGAGCAGACCGGCACCGACTACCTGGCGATCGCCATCGGCACCAGTCACGGCGCGTACAAGGGCAAGGGCCGCCCCTTTATTGACCAGGCCCGAATCAAGCGTATCGGCGAACTGGTGTCTATCCCCCTGGTCGCGCACGGCTCGAGCGGGGTCGCTCCCGAGATCGTGCAGCGCCTGCGGGACGCGGGGGGCGAGATTGGGGACGCGGTGGGAATCGCGGACGACGACCTGCGGCAGGCTGCGCAGTACGGCATCGCCAAGGTGAATGTAGACACTGACCTGCGTCTGGCCATGACGGTCGGCATCCGTGAGGTCCTCAAAAAGACGCCCAAGGAGTTTGACCCCCGCAAGATCTTTGGGCCCGCCCGCGAGCTGATGAGCGAGATCGTCGAGCACAAGATGCGGGTGCTGGGCAGCGTCGGTCAGGCCTGA
- a CDS encoding S8 family serine peptidase: MNKTKAILLLGAALTLGGATTAGAQVLSPKLLERAKRGDQSTVGVIVRFKFANDARGRTLFKVARQQLNARLKQLGPAAGFINQALNSGKVTQLWLDQSIYLPLTPVQARVLATLPFVESIFENFKVQVPRAVALSAAAAPSGTPWHLQKIGAPQAWAAGFRGQNVRIGHLDSGIDANHPELAGKLAAFAEFNADGDRVQSSPHDTTNHGTHTAGLLVGKEVGVAPQAKLISALVLPNNEGTFAQVIAGMQYVLDPDNNADTDDGADVVNMSLGIPGTYDEFIVPVQNMLKAGVVPVFAIGNFGPGSATTGSPGNLPDAIGVGAVDQNGQVASFSSRGPVAWQGQINGVFVKPDIAAPGVAITSSFPNGGYGALSGSSQASPIAAGAVAVLLSAKPGTSVDAIKNALYSSASNAGSKNNNVGYGLINLPGALGKLGVTTGGSQPAPQPQPQPQPQPQPQPTPPATRPTGPAGYEFCALEGQTCNFQGKREAAYGTAGRYLTGIGTDGFKCTNEEWGSDPVPGVQKGCFIKPVTGQPAPAPAPQPQPPASSGKPRVLLVDDDMGQGADVTNALRDAIKANAASGGAFVWNTQTQGPVPLSEMQRVDIVIWATGEQYQNTITAQDQNTLRQYLAGGGRLLVTGQDVGYDIGESDFYRSVLKTRFVADSSGTPKFVTRGAFGNTAFTLNAQGSAANQYYPDVIADLNGSQVVASWGSANATAGTITAQSIRVDPNRNRAQQKVQDPRGLVEQLAANIIGSILNQVLGGQPQTQRPRVTAQNAGENAGAIVINDAGRYRTVNMGFGLEGLTPNSRNILIKTSFDWLMR; the protein is encoded by the coding sequence ATGAACAAGACCAAAGCCATTCTGCTGCTCGGCGCGGCCCTCACGCTGGGTGGCGCAACCACGGCGGGCGCGCAGGTGCTGTCACCGAAGCTGCTGGAGCGCGCCAAGCGTGGCGACCAGAGCACCGTGGGCGTGATTGTGCGCTTTAAGTTCGCCAACGATGCGCGCGGCCGGACCCTGTTTAAGGTTGCCCGTCAGCAGCTCAACGCCCGGCTCAAGCAGCTTGGTCCCGCCGCCGGGTTCATTAACCAGGCGCTGAATTCCGGCAAGGTCACGCAGCTGTGGCTCGACCAGAGCATCTACCTCCCGCTGACGCCGGTGCAGGCGCGAGTGCTCGCCACGCTGCCCTTTGTGGAGTCCATCTTTGAGAACTTCAAGGTGCAGGTGCCCCGCGCCGTTGCCCTGAGTGCAGCCGCAGCACCTTCGGGAACGCCTTGGCACCTTCAGAAAATCGGGGCGCCCCAGGCCTGGGCGGCGGGCTTCCGCGGACAGAATGTGCGGATTGGACACCTCGACAGCGGCATCGATGCCAACCACCCCGAACTGGCCGGGAAGCTCGCGGCCTTTGCAGAATTCAACGCGGACGGCGACCGGGTGCAGAGTAGTCCCCACGACACAACCAACCACGGCACCCACACCGCGGGCCTGCTGGTCGGCAAAGAGGTTGGCGTGGCCCCCCAGGCCAAGCTGATCAGTGCCTTGGTCCTGCCCAACAACGAGGGCACCTTTGCGCAGGTGATCGCCGGGATGCAGTATGTCCTTGACCCGGACAACAACGCCGACACCGATGACGGCGCGGACGTGGTGAACATGAGCTTGGGGATTCCCGGCACCTACGACGAGTTCATCGTTCCGGTGCAGAACATGCTCAAGGCGGGCGTGGTGCCGGTGTTCGCCATCGGCAACTTCGGCCCCGGCAGCGCCACCACCGGCAGCCCCGGCAACCTCCCCGATGCGATCGGTGTGGGGGCCGTGGACCAGAATGGGCAGGTGGCGAGCTTCAGTAGCCGCGGCCCGGTTGCCTGGCAGGGCCAGATCAACGGCGTCTTTGTGAAGCCCGACATCGCTGCTCCCGGTGTGGCGATCACCAGTTCTTTCCCCAACGGGGGGTACGGTGCCCTCAGCGGCAGCAGTCAGGCGAGTCCCATCGCGGCGGGTGCCGTGGCGGTGCTTCTGAGCGCCAAGCCCGGAACGAGCGTGGACGCGATCAAAAACGCCCTGTATTCCAGCGCGAGCAACGCCGGCAGCAAGAACAACAACGTCGGCTACGGCCTGATCAACCTGCCCGGCGCGCTCGGCAAGCTCGGCGTGACCACCGGGGGCAGTCAACCTGCGCCCCAACCACAACCCCAGCCACAACCTCAGCCGCAACCTCAGCCCACGCCGCCGGCCACCAGGCCCACCGGTCCGGCGGGATACGAATTCTGTGCCCTCGAAGGGCAAACATGCAACTTTCAGGGGAAGCGGGAAGCCGCCTACGGCACGGCGGGCAGGTACCTGACCGGCATCGGGACGGATGGGTTCAAGTGCACCAACGAGGAATGGGGTTCGGATCCGGTGCCCGGCGTGCAGAAGGGCTGCTTCATCAAGCCTGTCACGGGCCAGCCCGCTCCGGCCCCCGCCCCCCAACCCCAGCCCCCTGCGAGCAGCGGTAAGCCGCGTGTGCTGCTGGTCGACGACGATATGGGTCAGGGTGCCGACGTCACCAACGCGCTGCGAGACGCCATCAAGGCCAATGCGGCCAGCGGCGGGGCCTTTGTGTGGAACACCCAGACGCAGGGCCCGGTGCCCCTCAGCGAGATGCAGCGGGTGGACATCGTGATCTGGGCGACGGGTGAGCAGTACCAGAACACCATCACCGCCCAGGACCAGAACACCCTGCGGCAGTACCTTGCGGGCGGCGGCCGGCTTCTCGTGACCGGGCAGGACGTTGGCTACGACATCGGCGAGAGTGACTTCTACCGCAGCGTGTTGAAGACCCGTTTTGTGGCGGACAGCAGCGGCACTCCCAAGTTCGTGACCCGTGGCGCGTTTGGCAATACGGCGTTTACCCTCAACGCCCAGGGCAGTGCCGCCAACCAGTACTACCCCGACGTGATCGCCGATCTCAACGGCTCGCAGGTCGTCGCCTCCTGGGGCAGCGCGAACGCCACGGCGGGCACCATCACCGCGCAGAGTATTCGTGTGGATCCCAACCGGAACCGCGCGCAGCAGAAGGTGCAGGACCCGCGTGGCCTGGTAGAGCAGCTGGCCGCCAACATCATCGGCAGCATCCTGAACCAGGTGCTGGGCGGTCAGCCGCAGACCCAGCGCCCCCGCGTCACCGCGCAAAACGCCGGGGAAAACGCCGGGGCCATCGTGATCAACGACGCTGGCCGCTACCGCACCGTCAACATGGGCTTCGGGCTTGAGGGGCTGACACCCAACAGCCGCAACATCCTGATCAAGACCAGCTTTGACTGGTTGATGCGGTAG
- a CDS encoding CBS domain-containing protein — translation MPTLRDIMTPNPVTVDPQATLKEVATLMLEQDIGAVLVMEGEQPRGIITDRDIVIRAVAYGHDYGTPVTDYTTGDVFTMEADTSVEDAAREMAQRQLRRLPVTEHGRIVGIVSLGDLAVRTGGQADEQALQGISQPTNI, via the coding sequence ATGCCAACCCTACGAGACATCATGACGCCCAACCCCGTTACCGTAGATCCCCAGGCGACCCTCAAGGAAGTGGCCACGCTGATGCTTGAACAGGACATCGGTGCGGTGCTTGTGATGGAGGGCGAACAGCCGCGGGGCATCATCACCGACCGGGATATTGTCATTCGCGCCGTCGCCTACGGACATGACTACGGCACCCCTGTGACCGACTACACGACCGGCGACGTCTTTACCATGGAGGCAGACACCAGCGTAGAAGACGCGGCCCGCGAAATGGCCCAGCGGCAGCTGCGCCGGTTGCCCGTCACCGAACATGGCCGTATCGTGGGCATCGTCAGCCTGGGTGACCTGGCCGTACGTACCGGCGGCCAGGCCGACGAGCAGGCGTTGCAGGGCATCAGCCAGCCCACCAACATCTGA
- a CDS encoding DnaJ C-terminal domain-containing protein → MAYKDYYDILGVSRGASDADIKSAYRRLAKKYHPDKNQGDEKAAERFKEIGEAYAVLSDPEKRKLYDQFGHTGQVPPGYGGTGDFGGDFAGFDPSQFSDFFQGLFGMGGRRGGASAGFQTGTQVSLEDLLSGLGGTQGRRFVQNVEGELQVTLQEAFQGSDEVINVDGKRLTLRVPAGTRDGARLRLAGQAPGGGDVLLTIRVLEDPRFELEGDDLMTTVDVPAPVAALGGNVTVQTLGGSGNLSIPPGSSGGRRMRLRGQGWPKKDGTRGDLYVRLNLTVPKDLTDEEKDLYRRLRDLRKF, encoded by the coding sequence ATGGCCTACAAGGATTATTACGACATCTTGGGCGTCTCCCGCGGGGCCTCTGACGCCGATATCAAGAGCGCCTACCGCAGGCTGGCCAAGAAGTACCACCCCGATAAGAACCAGGGGGACGAAAAGGCGGCGGAGCGGTTCAAGGAGATCGGGGAAGCGTACGCCGTGCTCTCGGACCCCGAGAAACGCAAGCTCTACGACCAGTTCGGCCACACCGGACAGGTGCCGCCCGGCTACGGCGGTACGGGAGACTTCGGGGGCGACTTCGCGGGGTTTGATCCCTCGCAATTCAGTGACTTTTTTCAGGGCCTCTTCGGCATGGGTGGGCGGCGCGGCGGCGCGAGCGCGGGCTTCCAGACCGGCACCCAGGTCAGCCTCGAGGACCTGCTCTCGGGCTTGGGCGGCACGCAGGGACGCCGGTTCGTGCAGAACGTCGAAGGCGAACTCCAGGTGACCCTCCAGGAAGCCTTTCAGGGCTCTGACGAGGTGATCAACGTGGACGGCAAGCGCCTGACCCTGCGCGTTCCGGCGGGCACCCGCGACGGCGCGCGGCTGCGCCTGGCGGGTCAGGCGCCGGGTGGCGGCGACGTGCTGCTCACCATTCGCGTCCTGGAAGATCCCCGCTTTGAGCTGGAGGGCGACGACCTGATGACGACGGTCGACGTGCCCGCTCCTGTTGCGGCCTTGGGCGGGAACGTGACGGTACAGACCCTGGGCGGCAGCGGCAACCTAAGCATTCCGCCGGGCAGCAGCGGGGGGCGCCGAATGCGCCTGCGTGGGCAGGGCTGGCCGAAAAAGGACGGCACGCGCGGTGACCTGTATGTCCGGCTCAACCTGACCGTTCCCAAGGATCTGACGGACGAGGAAAAGGATCTGTACCGCCGCCTGCGGGACCTGCGGAAGTTCTGA